tttttcgatttgaaattaaattccctttaaaaaaatctttgagaataaaacaattcacgttcgaattaatattttgaacgaaaaaattattctttaacaacaaaaatagtGGTTGCCGGTTGCCGCTTGCCGGTTTGTTTAGTAGCGGCCAAGAGCCACCTAACGGCAAATATTAAAACCTCTTCAATTAGCCATCTAGCGAGTGTAACACAGTATTCTGACAAAGGttgtctgttttgtttcgctgATAAGTGATCGTGAATAAAAACGTCGTAGCATTGCttttttgtaaagaaaacTTACACAAATTGTCGAGTTTTTCGAGAGGAGTGAATTAAAAGTCTTAAGGCGAAATGGAGAACTCCTCTAGCAGCTGTGGATCAGCGACGTCTAACAGCTTGGATCGCCTTAAAATGCTTTATCCTTTCGTTAATGAAGAGGACACGCCACTGCCTCGCTGTTGGAGTTCTAAAGATAAATACAATTTCATTGGCCTGTCACAAAATAATCTTAGAGTTCATTATAAAGGTAGTTCTGAAAGAATGTCTAAATTTAAAGCATTTATTGGTGTATTTTGAGATAAATAAGACTTTTCTTATTCATGTTAGGTTAcggaaaaacacacaaagaTGCTGCAAGTGTAAGAGCTACTCATCCTATTCCATCAGCATGTGGTCTGTAttattttgaagtaaaaattgTCAGCAAAGGACGAGATGGGTATGCATTAGATGTATtagtagtaaaaaaattttctcattttcatctCCTCTTGGTTTTGTGTAGGTATATGGGAATTGGTCTGTCAGCTCAAGGAGTTAACATGAATCGGTTACCTGGCTGGGATAAACATTCTTATGGTTATCATGGTGATGATGGTCACTCGTTTTGCTCATCTGGTTCTGGTCAACCTTATGGACCAACTTTCACAACAAACGACGTCATCGGCTGTGGAGTAAATCTCATCGATAACACCTGCTTTTACACAAAGAATGGACACAATCTTGGAACGGCCTTTGCCGACTTGCCTTCAAACCTGTACCCCACCGTTGGATTACAGACTCCAGGTGAAATTGTAGACACCAACTTTGGTCAGTCTCCCTTTGTATATGACATCGAAGATGATATGAGAGAACTCAGGGCGCGTGTTGCATCCACCATTCTTAATTACCCCATTCCCGACAAACAAGGTCATTGGGAAGCTTCATTACAAAGGTAGATATGCAGTTAGTGTTCAATTTCtttgttcaattttctcaatgtttaattattcttttttcagaatGATAGCCACATATTTAGTACATCATGGTTATTGTTCAACGGCTGAAGCGTTTGCACGATCCACCGGTCAAGAGTTCGGTGAAGAAGTagcttcaataaaaaataggcAACGTAAGTAACTCgtgttttaatttgaataagaACTATAACAATTCTAACATTTCCCAATTTCTCACAGGAATCCAACGTCTGGTGTTGAGTGGAAGGATGGGCGAAGCAATTGAGACTACACAGACTTTGTATCCGACCCTTCTTGATTCTCGTCCcaacttgttgtttttgttgaaagTTCGGCAGTTCATTGAAATGGTTGGCGGGTCGGATTCAGAAGTTCGTTCAACAACCAACAGAAGTCCGAAATCACAAAATTCTGGTAGTCCAAGCATGAGCCCAAATTATGGTGGATTCGGAACTTCACAGGGGTACCtgaataaaatgaatatgTTTATATATTATTCACTTAATCGAattcatttgtatttatttcattcagaGCTCACTCCAGTTTAAGGTCTCGGTCGAGATCACGAAGCTCGAGTCCCGGTCATTCTTCAGTACAAACATCAGTTATTCAATCCACTAAAGCTTTTTCTCAACATCTCAATGGGTCATCTGCAACTGCTGCGTCATCAGATATGCAGGAAGAAACGGACAATG
The sequence above is a segment of the Daphnia pulex isolate KAP4 chromosome 11, ASM2113471v1 genome. Coding sequences within it:
- the LOC124208039 gene encoding ran-binding protein 9-like isoform X2, with protein sequence MENSSSSCGSATSNSLDRLKMLYPFVNEEDTPLPRCWSSKDKYNFIGLSQNNLRVHYKGYGKTHKDAASVRATHPIPSACGLYYFEVKIVSKGRDGYMGIGLSAQGVNMNRLPGWDKHSYGYHGDDGHSFCSSGSGQPYGPTFTTNDVIGCGVNLIDNTCFYTKNGHNLGTAFADLPSNLYPTVGLQTPGEIVDTNFGQSPFVYDIEDDMRELRARVASTILNYPIPDKQGHWEASLQRMIATYLVHHGYCSTAEAFARSTGQEFGEEVASIKNRQRIQRLVLSGRMGEAIETTQTLYPTLLDSRPNLLFLLKVRQFIEMVGGSDSEVRSTTNRSPKSQNSGSPSMSPNYGGFGTSQGAHSSLRSRSRSRSSSPGHSSVQTSVIQSTKAFSQHLNGSSATAASSDMQEETDNDVEMNGASQNGSHSGTGETLVDPGVKEDSILEMEVDVAGPSNCTRRQLCGGNQAAMERTLDFGKELQTLSVTLRRQHGKNDANKKMLRDAFSLLAYADPWKSPVSEQLDPVQREPVCAALNSAIMESHHLPRRPPMELAIGHARELLRLMAQNGLGSCAFANIDHLLQP
- the LOC124208039 gene encoding ran-binding protein 9-like isoform X3 — its product is MENSSSSCGSATSNSLDRLKMLYPFVNEEDTPLPRCWSSKDKYNFIGLSQNNLRVHYKGYGKTHKDAASVRATHPIPSACGLYYFEVKIVSKGRDGYMGIGLSAQGVNMNRLPGWDKHSYGYHGDDGHSFCSSGSGQPYGPTFTTNDVIGCGVNLIDNTCFYTKNGHNLGTAFADLPSNLYPTVGLQTPGEIVDTNFGQSPFVYDIEDDMRELRARVASTILNYPIPDKQGHWEASLQRMIATYLVHHGYCSTAEAFARSTGQEFGEEVASIKNRQRIQRLVLSGRMGEAIETTQTLYPTLLDSRPNLLFLLKVRQFIEMVGGSDSEVRSTTNRSPKSQNSGSPSMSPNYGGFGTSQGAHSSLRSRSRSRSSSPGHSSVQTSVIQSTKAFSQHLNGSSATAASSDMQEETDNDVEMNGASQNGSHSGTGETLVDPGVKEDSILEMVDVAGPSNCTRRQLCGGNQAAMERTLDFGKELQTLSVTLRRQHGKNDANKKMLRDAFSLLAYADPWKSPVSEQLDPVQREPVCAALNSAIMESHHLPRRPPMELAIGHARELLRLMAQNGLGSCAFANIDHLLQP
- the LOC124208039 gene encoding ran-binding protein 9-like isoform X1 codes for the protein MENSSSSCGSATSNSLDRLKMLYPFVNEEDTPLPRCWSSKDKYNFIGLSQNNLRVHYKGYGKTHKDAASVRATHPIPSACGLYYFEVKIVSKGRDGYALDVLVVKKFSHFHLLLVLCRYMGIGLSAQGVNMNRLPGWDKHSYGYHGDDGHSFCSSGSGQPYGPTFTTNDVIGCGVNLIDNTCFYTKNGHNLGTAFADLPSNLYPTVGLQTPGEIVDTNFGQSPFVYDIEDDMRELRARVASTILNYPIPDKQGHWEASLQRMIATYLVHHGYCSTAEAFARSTGQEFGEEVASIKNRQRIQRLVLSGRMGEAIETTQTLYPTLLDSRPNLLFLLKVRQFIEMVGGSDSEVRSTTNRSPKSQNSGSPSMSPNYGGFGTSQGAHSSLRSRSRSRSSSPGHSSVQTSVIQSTKAFSQHLNGSSATAASSDMQEETDNDVEMNGASQNGSHSGTGETLVDPGVKEDSILEMEVDVAGPSNCTRRQLCGGNQAAMERTLDFGKELQTLSVTLRRQHGKNDANKKMLRDAFSLLAYADPWKSPVSEQLDPVQREPVCAALNSAIMESHHLPRRPPMELAIGHARELLRLMAQNGLGSCAFANIDHLLQP